The following are encoded in a window of Castanea sativa cultivar Marrone di Chiusa Pesio chromosome 5, ASM4071231v1 genomic DNA:
- the LOC142636807 gene encoding uncharacterized protein LOC142636807, translating to MAATLQLRPKHRTTLHNNPSLIHLFSSSTSTSSAPPPPPDPTTSDQPQSSSSYFSDVKASLKHQQRPTSPFSPRNPTNPSSKPSNPSFSKPSKVASLEEIRKNLSEFRSRSSVPPPNIQPNNSNSTPSSSFSSQHISFQELYKRNVTAKAAEENAANNTAHSGLGKFGTGAGGKLSFEAIRESLRQLRLTNDSPQNERRSGNPMSLSAFKNSLKLKPGPDSAPVFGGTDSLPVSVFGKERERKEGEKETMAMKTEFVKMYSYGELGEKLRKLRPSVQEGKKEGDALGFSLSELNERLMKLREMEEKETESRIGGVSYKDLRESLVWLRLTETEKAKKNSIQRLDILGQLGRTPNFMLQPPKEHLVEKYFHPDNMSSAEKMKIELAKVRDEFKMSDSDCGSARVQVAQLTTKIKHLSSVLHKKDKHSIKGLQAMVQRRKRILKYLRRTDWDSYCLVLSKLGLRDNPNYKH from the exons ATGGCTGCTACTCTTCAACTCAGACCAAAACACAGAACAACCCTTCACAACAACCCTTCTCTCATCCACCTATTCtcctcctccacctccacctcctccGCTCCTCCACCTCCTCCAGACCCCACCACTTCTGACCAACCTCAATCCTCCTCCTCCTATTTCTCTGATGTCAAAGCCAGCCTCAAACACCAACAAAGACCCACTTCCCCATTTTCACCAAGGAACCCCACAAACCCATCATCAAAACCTTCAAACCCATCTTTTTCCAAGCCTTCAAAAGTCGCTTCCCTCGAAGAAATTCGCAAAAACCTCTCCGAATTTCGTTCCCGATCTTCTGTTCCACCCCCCAACATTCAACCCAACAACTCTAACTCTACACCCTCCTCTTCCTTTTCATCTCAGCACATCTCATTTCAAGAGCTTTACAAAAGAAATGTGACTGCCAAGGCAGCAGAGGAAAATGCTGCCAATAACACCGCCCACTCTGGCCTCGGAAAGTTCGGTACCGGTGCAGGCGGCAAGCTCTCTTTCGAAGCGATTCGTGAGAGCTTGCGGCAGCTCCGACTGACAAACGATTCACCCCAGAATGAGAGGAGGAGTGGGAATCCCATGTCCTTATCGGCATTTAAGAATAGTTTGAAATTGAAGCCCGGCCCAGATTCTGCCCCGGTGTTTGGTGGGACTGATTCGCTGCCAGTTTCGGTGTTTGGgaaggagagggagaggaaAGAAGGGGAAAAGGAGACAATGGCGATGAAGACAGAGTTTGTGAAGATGTATAGCTATGGGGAGTTGGGGGAGAAGCTGAGGAAGCTCAGGCCTTCTGTGCAGGAGGGGAAGAAGGAAGGGGATGCTTTGGGGTTTTCGCTCTCCGAGTTGAATGAGAGGCTGATGAAGCTGAGGGAGATGGAGGAGAAGGAGACTGAGTCGAGGATTGGTGGGGTTTCTTATAAGGACTTGAGGGAGAGCTTGGTTTGGCTTAGGTTGACAGAAACCGAGAAGGCAAAGAAAAATTCGA TCCAGAGGCTCGATATCTTGGGTCAGCTAGGCAGAACTCCAAACTTTATGCTGCAACCTCCAAAGGAGCATCTAGTTGAAAAG TATTTCCATCCGGATAATATGTCTTCTgcagaaaaaatgaaaattgagcTTGCAAAAGTTAGAGATGAATTTAAAATGTCAGATTCAGATTGTGGATCTGCACGTGTTCAAG TGGCGCAACTCACAACAAAGATCAAGCATCTATCTTCAGTTTTACACAAGAAG GATAAGCATTCTATAAAGGGTCTTCAAGCAATGGTGCAGAGGAGGAAGAGAATATTGAAATATCTCCGAAGAACTGACTGGGATTCCTACTGCTTGGTTCTCTCTAAACTTGGTCTCCGTGACAACCCTAACTATAAGCACTAG
- the LOC142636856 gene encoding uncharacterized protein LOC142636856 — MDNVLHKLRKLDAYPKINEDFYSRTFSGGLITLVSFIVIFLLFLSELRLYLHTVSESKLVVDTSRGETLHINFDVTFPAVPCSLLSLDAMDISGEQHLDIRHDIFKKRIDAHSNVIEVRQDGIGAPKIEKPLQKHGGRLEHNEKYCGSCFGAETSDDDCCNSCEEVRDAYRKKGWALTNMDLIDQCKREGYIRKIKDEEGEGCNIHGSLEVNKVAGNFHFALGKSFHQSNVRVHDLLALEKDIYNISHRINKLAFGNYFPGLVNPLDGVQWVPETPNGLYQYFIKVVPTKYTDIRGRTVQSNQYSVTEHFRGAEPGYSPPVPGVFFIYDISPIKVTLKEEHATFLHFMTHICAIIGGIFTVAGIIDSFIYHGQRAIKKTM, encoded by the exons ATGGACAATGTTCTTCATAAGCTTCGGAAACTGGATGCGTATCCTAAAATCAATGAAGATTTTTACAGCCGTACTTTCTCCGGTGGCCTTATAACTCTCGTCTCCTTCATTGTCATCTTCTTACTCTTCCTCTCCGAGCTCA GATTATACCTCCACACTGTTTCTGAGTCAAAGCTTGTGGTTGATACTTCAAGAGGGGAAACCCTACATATCAAT TTTGATGTCACCTTTCCTGCTGTTCCATGTTCATTACTCAGTCTTGATGCCATGGACATAAGTGGAGAGCAACACCTTGATATA AGACATGatattttcaagaaaagaatCGATGCTCATAGTAATGTAATAGAAGTTAGGCAGGATGGGATTGGTGCACCAAAG ATTGAGAAGCCCTTACAGAAACATGGTGGCAGGCTTGAACACAATGAAAAATACTGTGGCTCTTGTTTTGGTGCAGAAACG tcGGATGATGACTGCTGTAATTCATGTGAAGAGGTTCGTGATGCATATAGGAAAAAAGGTTGGGCACTAACGAATATGGATCTGATAGACCAG TGCAAACGGGAAGGTTATATCCGAAAGATAAAAGATGAAGAAGGTGAAGGATGTAATATTCATGGATCACTTGAAGTTAATAAAGTGGCtggaaattttcattttgccCTTGGGAAAAGCTTTCACCAGTCAAATGTTCGTGTGCATGATTTGCTGGCCTTGGAAAAGGATATTTATAAT ATAAGTCACAGAATCAACAAGTTAGCTTTTGGTAACTACTTCCCTGGCTTAGTCAATCCCCTTGACGG TGTACAATGGGTGCCTGAAACACCAAATGGTTTGTACCAGTATTTCATCAAG GTGGTCCCTACTAAATACACTGACATTAGAGGTCGTACTGTCCAGTCAAATCAG TATTCTGTGACAGAGCATTTTAGGGGTGCTGAGCCAGGTTACTCTCCGCCTGTTCCTGGAGTTTTCTTCATTTATGACATTTCTCCAATTAAG GTGACTTTGAAAGAGGAGCATGCAACATTTTTGCACTTTATGACCCATATTTGTGCAATAATTGGAG GTATTTTCACAGTTGCGGGAATAATAGATTCCTTCATATATCATGGTCAAAGGGCGATCAAAAAGACAATGTAA